AGTTAACGAGCATTTGACTGGGTAGATTGTCAAGTGGGGTAGTGAAAGAATCTGATGCCAGGTGGCCTTCATCTCTCCAAAGTAGTGGGTTTTGTAGCTACCTGAGCTTGCTTggactttctccctctctctccagggAAGGGAAGTATATCCCGTTGCCCCAGCGAGTTCGGGAAGGTCCCCGGGGAGGAGTTCGCTGCAGCAGTTCTCGGGGTGGTAGGCCTGGCCTTAGTGCTTTACCTCCTCGTGGCCCTCACCATCTTGACAATAGCAGCCCTGGTCCAGGTTCTGAGGCACGTGGCATCAATGGAGGTGAGTTGCAAAGCAGATGGGGGTTGGGGCAGGGTAATATAAAGTAGAACTAAACGAGATAAAGATGTTGCATTGGTGGATATATAATAATAGGTACTCTGCCTCTTCTtaatttttgtccatctttttttttttctaataggcCCTTCCCGCATGTCCCCTAAGGCACAGCGGCCTCTGAGAGGTGCCAAGACTCTGTCTTCACCCAGCAGTCGGCCTTCTGGAGAAACTTCTGTTCCACCTCCTCCTGCAGGTAAAATTGCAGCAGTGTTAGATGTAGAAGAGGATAGAAATTTGTAGTGGGTATAAATATGTCAGTTGATATGCAGTGCTGGGATGGGAGACAGTTTCAGGATATGAGATCTTTAAGGGGAAGTTGTGTGTATTTTATCCTTTTTGggaaaaaatttttgttttcctagTGCAAAAATCTCAAACTAGTGGTCCATGGGTTGTGTCTGGCTGGCATGTTTTTTGTTTACATTTGAATTAGTTGCCAACATTTTAATACAGAAGTAATATAAAGCTTCCCATTTTTTTGAAATGTGGAAATTCCTGCCAATGCCATGCCTGCTTTGCTGCATAGCTCTAGTGGCTGGCACTGATTCACAACTGCCCCTTTTGGCATGTTGGGCCGCCCGTGAAGCCCTTGCCTGCATAGGTTATCTGCCTTGGCTTTGGTAGGTATTTCAGTTTGTGCCTCTATTACTCGTGGACCTGCAGTAACCATCATACAGCTCTCCCTTGCCTTCCAGTGGGCCGGATGTATCCCCCACGCTCTcccaagtctgccacccctgCCCCAATCTCTGCTTCATGTCCCGAGCCTCCCATCGGCTCAGCAGTGCCAACCTCTTCAGCTTCCATTCCTGTGACATCATCAGTCGTGGATCCTGGAGTGGGCTCCATTTCTCCAGCTTCTCCAAAGATCTCACTAGCCCCCACAGATGGTAAGAGCCAGGTGGGTGAGGGCTGTGGACAGTGAAGTCTTGTTCTGATCAGGAGGTCCTTCAGgtgcttttttcttcttgttcagTAAAAGATCTCCCAACCAAGGAACCTGGGAGAACTCTCGAGCCCCAGGAACTGGCCCGGATAACTGGGAAaggtaaagatttttttttccccacccagATCTTATGCCACTTTGAGAGCATTTCAGTTAAGGAGGTTCAAAGTTTAGAAGCAGACAATGTCTGTTACCCCATTCTCTTTTAGGGGTGATATTCTAATTTCTGGGATTCTCAAGAGCTTCTCTATTCTCCCCCTTGCCTCCCACACCCTGGTCTCTCTGCCCTCTGGGCTATTTGCACTGTGTAGCTACGGTTGAAGAAGAAATGTCTGTTTTCTCCTTTCCGCTGTTTTTTCATAGTTCCTGGCCTTCAGAATGAACAGAAACGATTTCAACTGGAAGAACTGAGAAAGTTTGGGGCCCAGTTTAAGGTGAGAGATAGGAGTGTGGAAATGAGCTAGAAAGTTAATTAGCAGAATAGAGGAGTGTGAAGGGCTCACACAAAACGCAGAGGACTAGGTGGGATGGAAGAGATGAGGTCAAGCAAGGATGAAATAAGGAAGCATGAGGTTCTGAGGAAGCCAAAGATCTGAAAGCAACTGCCAGCAGAATGTGCCACGCTCTAAACTCAGAGTATCTTCAAAAGCAAATCCCTTTAGACTCCAGAGACTTCTTTGGTTTTGAAGAATGGACTCTGCCTTACAAAGATTTCCCAAACTGTTTTTCATTTATCAGTAAAAGTTCACAGGAGAGAATTGTGGAACCCTGTACAGACTCTGAACCTTTAACAAAGGTGTCAAACTATAAATGTATCTATTTTTGTCAGCCTTGATTATCTACCAAACTGAACTTCCACAAAATTGTGTTTTTAAAGGGTAATCTGTATATAGACTGGTAGTAAGTAgcatacaatacaatacaatacaatatttggtcttaaaaaaatttaaggaagcaGGGCCTGGGATCCGGACTGGACAGCACAAGATATTTGCTTCTCTCATTCCAGCTTCAGCCCAGTAGTTCCCCTGAGACGAGCCTGGATCCTTTTCCTCCCCGGATCTTAAAGGAGGAGGccaaaggaaaggagaaggaggTTGATGGTCTGTTGACTTCAGAGCCCATAGGGTCCCCAGTTTCTCCGAAGACTGAGTCTGTATCTGATAAGGAGGAGAAACCACCCCTGCCACCAACAGGAGCCAGTGAGGGGCCAGAGCAGCCCCCACCGCCTTGTCCAAGCCAAGCCGGCAGCCCCCCAGTGGGCCTCATCAAGGGTGATGACAAGGATGAGGGCCCTGTTGCTGAGTGAGTGGAGTGGGGAGCTGGGCGGATGTCAGGGGTGCTGCAGGGTAAGCCATGAGGATTTACTTCATTTTCTCTCATAGACAAGTAAAGAAGTCAACATTGAACCCCAATGCCAAGGAGTTCAATCCCACAAAACCTCTGCTGTCTGTGGTGAGATGGGATGGAAGAATGTGGGCTTTGGTTTCCATGGGGGGGGGTTGTTTGGGAGAGAGGGAGTAGTACAGCAAGAGAAGGGAGCATTTGAGCAGTTGTTAGGTTGTAAGAGGAGACACTCTAAATGTGTAGGGATAATAGCAGTTGGGCTGGTTTTAGGGAATGTGGAGACAGGTCTCCAGGGTTGGGGGGCAGGGAATCCTGATTTTATCTGGTTTCTCTCTGGGACTTAGTGTTTGGTTCAGGGAGTTTTTGAATTGGGGGGGTTATGAGCTTAAGCTACATTCAAGCACTGACttggcctcagcccctcccctgaCAAGCATTGTGAACTTGGACAAGCCACTTtatctctctgcctcagtttcttctacTGTAATTTGAGGCTTAACAGATAAAGCATAAAATGTGTTTGGCACGCAGTACTCCATGTATTCTAACTGTTAACAACCATGGAAGAGGAGAGTACAAAAATGATTAAATCTCCTCCCTTGTCCGTCACAGAACAAATCCACTAGTACCCCAACTTCTCCGGGACCCCGGACTCATTCAACTCCCTCTATTCCGGTGCTGACAGCAGGCCAGAGTGGGCTGTATAGCCCCCAGTACATCTCCTACATACCTCAGATCCACATGGGGCCAGCTGTGCAGGTAAGAGACTGGTTGGGCATGGAAGAGGTGCGGGGTTTGGTTGGGCCAGCTGGGTCACCAGCTCAGGCTTGTTTTCCTGGGCATTTGTAAGTAGGTCGTTTAGCTCCGTCTGTTTTTTTCCTGTAGGCACCTCAGATGTATCCATATCCTGTATCTAACTCAGTTCCTGGGCAGCAGGGCAAGTACCGGGGAGCAAAAGGTAAGCAGCGTTGGGAGGGGTAGTCAGTGGGGCTGCCCAGTGCCTTCTGGCAGATGGAGCTTGAGCTCCGGACTATTTTCCCCCCACTCCCAGGCTCCCTGCCCCCCCAGCGCTCAGACCAACACCAGCCAGCCTCAGCCCCTCCGATGATGCAggccgctgctgctgctggtccacCTCTGGTGGCTGCCACACCCTACTCTTCCTACATCCCCTACAACCCACAGCAGTTCCCAGGCCAGCCTGCCATGATGCAACCCATGGCCCACTACCCCTCGCAGGTGACTGGGGCATGTGGGGACATAGGGGTACAGATCCTGCTAGGGATCCTTTCTTCATCTCTGAGACACAGGAGCGCACAGTTTTGGGGCAGGCTGTGTTCTGCCTAGTGTTGGCCAGTGGTGGCATTAGTGTTATCAGACTTCTGCTTAGATGCTGTCTCTTGAGTCAGTGAACATCTAAGCCTTAGTTTCTCCTCTGTGAAGTGTAGATAAAGCAGCATTTCATTGTCAGGATTCATGGAATGTTTAATTTAGGTAGCTGTGACCAGGCCAAAGTGTTACTGTGCACAGGTTGATCTGACAGGAGGTCATGTCTCCCAAATCACCTGTGCCAACCACTCCTCTCTATCATGCCCGCCAGCCGGTGTTTGCCCCCATGCTTCAAAGCAACCCGCGCATGCTGACTTCGGGTAGCCATCCCCAGGCCATCGTGTCATCCTCAACCCCTCAGTATCCTTCTGCAGAGCAGCCTACCCCCCAAGCCCTCTATGGTGAGTTCTCTGCCCGCTGCCCGcctcccttcctgcctctgcTCTGGGTTGTGCTCCTTGGCCACTGGGCAGCCAGCACTGATCTCTCTCCATCTCCTGCTGTAGCCACTGTTCACCAGTCCTATCCACACCATGCCACGCAGCTCCATGCCCACCAGCCGCAGCCGGCTACCACACCTACTGGGAGCCAGCCGCAGTCCCAGCACGCAGCCCCCAGTCCCGTCCAGGTGCCTGCCGTGGGGGATCTGAGAGGTTGGGTCAGGGATGGGTGGCTGGAATGGAGGGGTAGAGCTAGGAGTCATCCCACACTGGAGGAGAAGCAGGGGTCAGTGGGTGCTCAGCCTGAGTGGCACTCACCCTTTCCTCCTCCTGACAGCACCAGGCGGGGCAGGCCCCACACCTGGGCAGTGGACAGCCACAGCAGAATCTGTACCACCCAGGGGCCCTGACAGGCACACCGCCCTCTCTGCCACCGGGACCTTCTGCCCAGTCCCCTCAGAGCAGCTTCCCCCAACCAGCCGCTGTGTATGCCATCCATCCCCACCAGCAGCTGCCCCACGGCTTCACCAACATGGCCCACGTCACCCAGGTAAGAGCCCAAGGTACCTATTTCCCCTGGGTATATTCTGCCACAACCACATGAGCCATGGGACTATCTCCTCTGCATCCTTGGTGCCGCCTTTGCTTGCTGCTTCCTGGGAAGCCACAGTGCTTCCTGACACCAAATTTCCCAGACAGAGCTTGGGTTTCTGCGGTACTCCCGGCTACTTTTTGTTCTTTGCAGGCCCATGTCCAAACTGGAATCACAGCAGCCCCGCCCCCTCACCCTGGGGCTCCCCACCCGccccaggtgatgctgctgcACCCACCCCAGAGCCATGGGGGGCCCCCCCAAGGCGCGGTGCCCCAGAGCGGGGTGCCTGCACTCTCAGCTTCCACACCCTCACCCTACCCCTACATCGGACACCCCCAAGGTGAGCAGCCTGGCCAGGCGCCTGGATTTCCAGGAGGAGCCGATGACAGGATTCGTGAGTTCTCGTTAGCTGGGGGAATTTGGCATGGAAGAGCTGATGGGCTGCAGGTGGGGCAGGATGCACGGGTTCTGGGTGGGGAGTGAGGGGTCTTGGAGGCAGGGCTGTCCCACTGGGCGCCCGCCGACCTGCACCTGTCTGTGAAGTATGTAGGGTGGGCAGAAGCCACAGCCGCCGCCGCCAGGGGCTTGCTCCTGGCTCTGTCCTTTGCTTCCCTCCGTCCTCGCTCAGTTGTGATCCAgcagcccccctccccactgcctcCCCAGCTCTCAGTGACCCCGACTGTCTCCTGACTTAGCCGAGGTAAGGTCAGCGCAGCAGACAGGGCCAGGCTGGGGTGTGGGGGGCTGAGCTGGGCACACAAGTAAGGGCTCTGGCTCACTGGGAAACAGCGATTGACCTGTGCTTCTGACAGCCCCATGAGACACCTTGAGGAGGCCGCTCCTACCCAAACatgccccccacaccccccactggACGGCATTGGATGAAGGGACAGCTGCTTGGGTTCTAATGCTcctgctctcttctctttcccctccaACCAGTTCAATCTCATCCCTCCCAGCagctccccttccaccccccggGGAACTGAAGATTGTCCTGGCCGCGACCTGAGACCTCCATGAGTGGAGGGAAGAGTGACCTATGTCTCTTCCCCCAGCAGCCCGGACCAGTCCCAGCCCCCCAATCCTCCCTTTTCCCCCTGGGGAGCTGGGGAATTCCTGTCAAGCACCTTGAATTGGGAGGGGCCTCCaagtgggcaggggcagggtccAGCGGGGTGGGGGGTTCCTGCTCTGACCCTGCCCACTCCCACCATCTTGCCCTCCCATCCTCTCATTTATCCCCCGCTGGAGACGGAagatcttttattttctattatttataaCCTGAGACTTGGGCCCCCTGTTCTTTCTTCCCATTAACTTGAGTGACCTGcgtgagagacagacagacagatgccCCACAAGGATGGTTGGACAAggacttttactttttattacataaaaaatattaaaaaaaaataataataaaaataaaattttaaactaacTTAACCTTCCTGtagtttcctctttggagaattgGACAGGGTCTAGGTCTCAGCCTTTCCTGGGCTGGATCCTGGAGGTGGGGGGCCTGGGACCTTCACTTGAGGGGGAGCTGGAGCTTATGGGCATTTTATGTGCTATCAGTACCACCTTTATCTTGTCATGTTTGTTCCCTGCCGTGGAAAAATTATATACAATTTTTCAATCTAGTTTGATAAGGGAAACTGATCAGGGTTTTCTGCTGTTCATTTGAGAGTGGGTTCCAGACTGTGCTGAGGGTGTGGAGTAGGTGAcaggttctgaatagccagatgACAGGGCAGACGTGTCCACAGGATGGCAGTGTGGCAGGAAGGCCGGAGGCTGGGTCCCTATCCTGGCTGTGCTGCAACTACTACATAAGTCAGAGAAACAATGACTTTTCTCACTTTGTCACCTCTAAACAGGCTTTAGCTTGACATGTGGCCACCTGAAACTTTGTTTCATGAATTCTATCCACCTCTTCATTGAGAAGCATTTTCATCTTTTCTGCCCATTGGAACTAATGGCGTGAGTGGTGCCCACTGAAGGGTCTTGTGGCTGAGAGCTTTATGGAAAGGTGAAGTTGCTATTGGGAGAAGGCATAGGACCGGGGCGTGGAGCCAGGTTTAGGGGGCCAGGCTGTTAAACTAGAGGGTTACTGACAAAGCCAGAAGAGCCAGTCGGGGGAAGTAGAATTGTCTCCAGAGCAGgtggtgggtttttgtttttgttttttttaaacaaggaagCTGTTTGGAATTAGGTGGCTTTGACCTTGACctcggtttttttttttactgtaaaatGGGAGTGGTAGTAGGCGTATGGTTGGAGCACAGGTGCTCAGTGGTAGGAGTATTTCAGCTGGGCCCAAAGCCAGAGGAAATGGGCTGAGACCAGAGCAGGAAGAATGAAGGTTAGCTGCCAGGGCACAATCCCTAGGGTGTGAGGTAAGTACTGGGTTTGGGGAGATGTGCCTAAAGAGAAGGGTCTCCTGACAGAGAAGTGGTAAAAGGGATTATGTTTGGCAGCATGTGGCTGCTGAAAACAGGCAGGATTGGGCTCCCAAGAAAGCTGCTTCCAATGAGGAATTGGGCTGGGGACATGGGTTAGAGTTGGAAAGCCTTCCATTGGGCTTAGAATGTCTGAAGTGCAGCACAATTTACAAGACTCTAGCAGTGATAAGTGCAGGTAATACTAAGTACTTTTTATGCTACATGGCAGGACTGCAGATGGGTTAcaatttgtcctttttatttctaaggGCAGCAGTCCGCACTGAAAGGGAACTTGGCTTTCACCCAGGCAGGAATTCCCTCTGTGATACTCAACATCAGGGTAAAGCacataaaattactttttttagcCAAGTCCTCCCTCCAGTCCAGCTCCCCTCTAGCCTGCTGATGAGTTGCCCTCTGCTCTGGAGACCCAGATCAGAGTTCCTCAAATAGATCTCAGCTTGGGCCCAGACACTCCTCTGGGCTGCTCATTATGGACATTTTGTCTGCATCCAAGCTTGGAAGAGATGCCCATTAACCCCTGCTGAATTTTACCCGTTTTGTTTGGGGTCAGCATCCTGGCGGTCTTGGTCATTTCAGGTTTTATCTATCCAGCATTTTAATCCCTACATATTTAATAATTAAGCCTTTAATTTTCAATCCCACTAAATGTTGAAAATGTTAATTCTATAATTTCTAACCCCTTTGCTTGGAATTGAGTGTACAGCAGTGATAATCTGTTGAAAGTAACACTTCCAGGAACAATTACCTAACTTGCTAAGATTATATGTATTTCATTAAGTACTTACATGCTGGGtctaaaagcaaacaagaaaattagaCTTTACAGCTTCTGCCATAAAAGTGAATTTAGTTAATTAATATGGCTCTGGGATGCTCCACAAGCTCCTCATCACAAGTTCCCTTTTGTACCCTGCTGTCCTCTCTGGCTTACACACGAGACACAGGCTAGTCTACTATTCACAGAACAGTTTATTGGCCTACCCCAGCTGGCAGGCAACCCCTGCTGAACAGAGAGTGTCTCCTGCTATTCTCTGCTGGTTGATGAGGACTTCAGCTTGTGCTTAGGGACACCAGAAACAGCAGGAGACTGGCCAGTGCAGCCCCAATGCAGGAGAGCCTGAGAAGTCCACAGGCTCAACCCCACTTGAGGTTATTTTCCTCTTCAGTCATGGCTAAGGTGTCAGTGACCAGGCCAGTGCCAATGGTCCGGTTGCTGTCTCGCAAGGTGAAACGCTGACCCTTTTCTAAGATCATTGGCTGCCGCAAGATGAGGTTCAGCTTCAGATCCTCCCCAGGCATGGCGAGCTCCTagagggggaagagaaaggaatgaCAACTGGCCTTTGGGGTGTCTTCATGCCCCTGTCTGCTGCCTACAGTGGAGGTTAAGATCTGTGGGAGGATACAGCAGGTGATATTGGGCCAGACGCAAAGGCAGGAAAGCCTGAAAGGAGCCAGTGATCTGTGCTCCCAAGGAATGTTCTCATGAGATTTAGGGAAGTATGGGTTATACAGGTGTTGCAGAGAAGCTCAAGTAATGAACTTTTCCAAGTTTCCTGGGGATATATGCTGGTAGGGCTAAGCTTCTAGCCTACTTCAGCCCAGGGTAGACTGGATCATTCCCTCTAAATCCACTGGTCCAGAACCTTCCACCTTCTTGGCCTACATCATCAGCTAGCTTCTCTCCACCCCAGGCAATCAAGTTACCCAGTGCCCTCCCGCTCCACTCCCTTCATATCTTCCCATCCCCACATACCTTTCCTGGGGGCAGGATGACACGACAGGCCATGTCCCAAGTCAGGGAGAACATGATAGGAATGAAGTGGGACACAAAGGGCTTGTGGCGGCCACCCTCCTCCTTGCTGAGGACATAAACCTGGAGAGAAGAGGGGGAAGTGGAGCTGGGCTTGGTGGGAAGCCCTAGCAACTTGGCTTAGCCCCATCCACCAGCCCCTGGAGCTCACCTGGGCCTCCACCTTCTGGGAGGGCTGGATAGAGCCTGGCTTAGCCATAACCAGGCCACGCCTCAAGTCTTCCCGCTTCAAGCCTCGGACCAGGGCCCCGAGGTTAtcccctgcctctgccctctcCAGGCTCTTGTGGAACATCTCAATGCCTAGGAGAgatgagagaaaggaaggagaaagacaaGGGAGGAGGGTctgtggcagagggaaagcaCAAAGATGTGCCAGGGGAGAGAGAAACCTGGGGCCAGGCCCTGGGTGCTGAGGCTTTCTTTCCATACCTGTCACCACAGTGCGAATGTTCTTGTTGTGTCCCAGGAACTCACACTCATCTCCCTTCTTTAAAATGCCACGCTCCAGTGTACCTGCCACTACTGTGCCCCGGcctgggagggaagaggagaggatgTCGGGGACACTGGGCTCGGCTCTTGGAGAGGGGGTATGAATGAACATGGTCCTCACCAGGAACAGAATAAACTGACTCTATAGGTAGCAGGAAGGGCTTTTCCAGGTCCCGGGTGGGCACTGGGATGTAAGTGTCCACAGCATCCAGCAGCTTCAGCACTGACTTCACGCCTAGCTCAGGGTCACGTTGCTGGAAGGAGAAGGTGACAGACTAGAAGCTTCATTCTGCTCCCTTTTCCTATACCAAGAGCCACTCCCCAGACTCAGGGTAGGGCTCCATCTGCCCAACCAGCCCCATTCTCCACCAGCAacccctgctgcccccaccctcACACCTCgagggcacagagagcagagccTATGATGACCGGTGTTTCCTCCCCTTTGTAGCCAAACTCAGTGAGCAGTTCACGGATCTCCAGCTCAACAAGCTCCACCATCTCAGAGTCCTGGACAGCATCTGCCTTGTTCACATATACCACAATGTGCTCCACCCCGATCTGGaaacagggagagaaagggaaggtgTCCCGAGTAGCTCAACCCCCCACTCTTTCCCTTTCCAGCCCCACCTGGGCTCTGCGTACCTGTTTGGCCAGTACTAGGTGCTCTCGGGTCTGGGGCATGGGGCCATCATTGGCTGCCACCACCAGGATGCAACCGTCAAGGGGGGCGGTACCTGTGATCATATTCTGGGTGGAGGAAACAGAACCCTCAGCCAGGTCAATGACCTCCTCAGCTCCATATCCATCTGGCCAAGCTATCTCCTGATCACCCATGGCCACAAACCCATACATCTCCACTATCAACCTCTTCCTCCCAAGCCTAACATTTATCCTGACAGTAagcagcccctggccctggccctgcatTGCCCAGCAACTCTCTCACCTTTACGTAATCTGCGTGACCCGGGCAGTCCGTATGGGAATAGTGGCGGGTGGCGGTGCTATATTCCACGTGGGCGGCGTTGATTGTGATCCCCCGAGCGCGCTCCTCTGGTGCATTGTCAATCTCCTCATACTTCTTAAATTTGGCTCCACCTCCCTCGGCCAGAACTAACGCAGGGAAGAAAACACACCCCTCAGCTAAAGTTCTGGAGCTGGAAGCAGGGTTCAGGCCACGCCTCTAGGTCCCTCCCACCTAAACAAATGATAGTCTGGGAGaaatctctctccctccctcaaaTCTCCAACCCTTCCAGCAGAGGTAATTTTGGGTCAGACAGAAACGTTAAAAGGCCTCGGGTCAGTTCTGAGATTTCTCCAAGGTAGAGCCTCCGCTTACAGGCTAGAGAGTTCCCCAATTATGCATCGCAAAGTTCTTCGGGTGCAGGGGACCTCTGTCTCCTGCATCCTCCTTTCTACCGCCCGTCGGAGTCCTGGCTCCAGCAGCCCACTCAGGGCCTCATCTCCCGGGCTCTACATCCCGCCTGTAGATGGGGCGCAGCCACACCCCAAGCCCGCTCACTCTTGGTGATGGCTGCGGTCAGCGTGGTCTTGCCGTGGTCCACATGGCCGATGGTACCCACGTTCACATGGGGCTTGTCGCGCACATAGGTCTTCTTGGCCTCCACAGCCAGGCCGCGGCACAAGAGGGACAGCGCCGGGGACTTCGGCGGCCGCAATAGACCCTGCAGTAGTGGAGTGACGCCGGCGCCGAGACCTGCAGAGGCAGACTTGGGGTCAGAGAGCGGGCTCCAGCCGTCCCCCACGTTCCCCCCGGGCTGCTATCGCCCTCCTCGTTCTCTCACCGCGGAAACAGGGCGTCGCGCGCAGCAGGGTCGTGGCCGCCATTGCGGTCGTGCTCGCGCCTCGGGAACCGGGACCCCGCGCGTGCCAAAATGAAAGGGCGATTGCAGCTGGAGGTAACTTCCGGCGGGAGTGAGGGCCAGGAGGGCGAGGCTGGGCACCTCTAGCCACCAGTTTCTATGGTCGCCTCGCCGGCAGAGGGGCGACGCAGTTCTCTCCGGGGCCTTGTGGGGCGTCCCATGATGCACCAGCGCTCCGAGGCATCCTGGGCGTTGTAGTCCACAGCTCGGCGGGCGGGAACGGCGCTTGGAGTCGGGGTTAGGTAGAGCCGCGTCTCGGCGGAGAGAGACCTCCAACCCCTGTAGTCCAGATCGCTGCGCTGGGTGTGCGGGAGATCAGGCTCCCTCCGTGCGGCTGCTAGAGATAGGGCCAGGCCCCCGGCTTCTTTCGGACGTGGGGATCAAGTCTGAGCTCTCTCTCCGCTGAGGCcttgttttcttatctgtaaggtGGATATAACAGCATCCACTTCATGGGAGGATGCTTACTTCTGGCCCTGAGAGGAAATGAGCCGTTCTGAAGACAGGAACGGGGACCTGGGGTTTCCAGGTCGTACAATTCCTTCCCCTCAAATAGCTACCCCCTGGCTCACAACTCGCCTGAACTGCCTAGTTTCACAAGCCAGAGGCCCCAAGGCAGAGTTTTGTTGTGCACCCCTGTAGCCCCTCAGCGGCCTAGAGAGATATTTCCTGATATCcgcgcctcccccacccccctcaattTTAAAGATGGCACCGAGGGTGAGGGACTAGCCCAAGGTTAGCGTGAGTCTTGTTCCTGGCTGTGTCTCCAGCACCTAACACAGGACGGGGCATGGAGTGAGTGCTCAGTGTTGActgaatgaataataaataacCTTTAACTTTCACATCCATCGTCTCATCACAGCTTCCCGACATAACCCCAAGATAATAACAGCTGCTGTTAAACCTTGATTAAGCTTCTGAAACTCACCAGAGCCTATGACTGTATTCACAGTGATTGTTTCAGATAGATTCAGCGGAGTCTGGGCACAAAGAGGGAAACCATATTTAAAACACTTCTCTCCCCCTTTCTTAAGCTCAGAGGAGTTTGGACAACTCTGAACTAGAGCTTCTTATGCATGAAGTGTTGTGCAAATGCTTCATATTTGTTCACAATCACTGCCTccagtgccaccctgtgtggtaGGATCTatgattttccccattttacaggttagAAAACCAAGGATCAGGCAGATTAAGGAACCTAACACAGCAAAACCTCCAAAACATGTGCACTTAATCCCTGTGCTGTACTATCATTTTACAGACAGGCTCAGATAAATTGAGGGAACTGCCAAGACTTCTCTCCTCCTGATCTGCCAATCCATCAGCTCTTTTTAGAAAGGGTTGGTACAATATCCAAGTGTCCTCTTTGTTCTACCCTTTCACCTCTGTCACACCATTCCTGGGATTTTACACTAAGATTCTATTGGCCATTAGTGGGTTGCAAGTTCTTTTGGGGAGGTATGTGAACGAATGGTTTCTTTTTTAGTGATActgtatttattttcttacacACCAcctccacatacacacacaccggTTTTcttacactcactgtctgctctctgtgtccatttgctgtgtgttcttttatgtctgcttatcctctctttaggcagcaccgatcctgggaacttccagagtaggagagaggtgctcaatctcttgtgccacttcagttccctggtctgctgcatctcttcctgggaacttctggagtaagagagaggcactca
Above is a window of Dasypus novemcinctus isolate mDasNov1 chromosome 23, mDasNov1.1.hap2, whole genome shotgun sequence DNA encoding:
- the ATXN2L gene encoding ataxin-2-like protein isoform X12, whose product is MLKPQPPQQPAQPQQPPPTQQAVARRPPGGTSPPNGGLPGPLASGAAPPGPPAAASPCLGPAAAAGSGLRRGAEGILTPQPPPQHPERSGATALGSARGQSTGKGPPQSPVFEGVYNNSRMLHFLTAVVGSTCDVKVKNGTTYEGIFKTLSSKFELAVDAVHRKASEPAGGPRREDIVDTMVFKPSDVMLVHFRNVDFNYATKDKFTDSAIAMNSKVNGEHKEKVLQRWEGGDSNSDDYDLESDMSNGWDPNEMFKFNEENYGVKTTYDSSLSSYTVPLEKDNSEEFRQRELRAAQLAREIESSPQYRLRIAMENDDGRTEEEKHSAVQRQGSGRESPSLASREGKYIPLPQRVREGPRGGVRCSSSRGGRPGLSALPPRGPHHLDNSSPGPGSEARGINGGPSRMSPKAQRPLRGAKTLSSPSSRPSGETSVPPPPAALPCLPVGRMYPPRSPKSATPAPISASCPEPPIGSAVPTSSASIPVTSSVVDPGVGSISPASPKISLAPTDVKDLPTKEPGRTLEPQELARITGKVPGLQNEQKRFQLEELRKFGAQFKLQPSSSPETSLDPFPPRILKEEAKGKEKEVDGLLTSEPIGSPVSPKTESVSDKEEKPPLPPTGASEGPEQPPPPCPSQAGSPPVGLIKGDDKDEGPVAEQVKKSTLNPNAKEFNPTKPLLSVNKSTSTPTSPGPRTHSTPSIPVLTAGQSGLYSPQYISYIPQIHMGPAVQAPQMYPYPVSNSVPGQQGKYRGAKGSLPPQRSDQHQPASAPPMMQAAAAAGPPLVAATPYSSYIPYNPQQFPGQPAMMQPMAHYPSQPVFAPMLQSNPRMLTSGSHPQAIVSSSTPQYPSAEQPTPQALYATVHQSYPHHATQLHAHQPQPATTPTGSQPQSQHAAPSPVQHQAGQAPHLGSGQPQQNLYHPGALTGTPPSLPPGPSAQSPQSSFPQPAAVYAIHPHQQLPHGFTNMAHVTQAHVQTGITAAPPPHPGAPHPPQVMLLHPPQSHGGPPQGAVPQSGVPALSASTPSPYPYIGHPQVQSHPSQQLPFHPPGN
- the ATXN2L gene encoding ataxin-2-like protein isoform X15, coding for MLKPQPPQQPAQPQQPPPTQQAVARRPPGGTSPPNGGLPGPLASGAAPPGPPAAASPCLGPAAAAGSGLRRGAEGILTPQPPPQHPERSGATALGSARGQSTGKGPPQSPVFEGVYNNSRMLHFLTAVVGSTCDVKVKNGTTYEGIFKTLSSKFELAVDAVHRKASEPAGGPRREDIVDTMVFKPSDVMLVHFRNVDFNYATKDKFTDSAIAMNSKVNGEHKEKVLQRWEGGDSNSDDYDLESDMSNGWDPNEMFKFNEENYGVKTTYDSSLSSYTVPLEKDNSEEFRQRELRAAQLAREIESSPQYRLRIAMENDDGRTEEEKHSAVQRQGSGRESPSLASREGKYIPLPQRVREGPRGGVRCSSSRGGRPGLSALPPRGPHHLDNSSPGPGSEARGINGGPSRMSPKAQRPLRGAKTLSSPSSRPSGETSVPPPPAVGRMYPPRSPKSATPAPISASCPEPPIGSAVPTSSASIPVTSSVVDPGVGSISPASPKISLAPTDVKDLPTKEPGRTLEPQELARITGKVPGLQNEQKRFQLEELRKFGAQFKLQPSSSPETSLDPFPPRILKEEAKGKEKEVDGLLTSEPIGSPVSPKTESVSDKEEKPPLPPTGASEGPEQPPPPCPSQAGSPPVGLIKGDDKDEGPVAEQVKKSTLNPNAKEFNPTKPLLSVNKSTSTPTSPGPRTHSTPSIPVLTAGQSGLYSPQYISYIPQIHMGPAVQAPQMYPYPVSNSVPGQQGKYRGAKGSLPPQRSDQHQPASAPPMMQAAAAAGPPLVAATPYSSYIPYNPQQFPGQPAMMQPMAHYPSQPVFAPMLQSNPRMLTSGSHPQAIVSSSTPQYPSAEQPTPQALYATVHQSYPHHATQLHAHQPQPATTPTGSQPQSQHAAPSPVQHQAGQAPHLGSGQPQQNLYHPGALTGTPPSLPPGPSAQSPQSSFPQPAAVYAIHPHQQLPHGFTNMAHVTQAHVQTGITAAPPPHPGAPHPPQVMLLHPPQSHGGPPQGAVPQSGVPALSASTPSPYPYIGHPQAPLPPPGELKIVLAAT